The following are from one region of the Amylibacter sp. IMCC11727 genome:
- a CDS encoding endonuclease/exonuclease/phosphatase family protein — translation MARLLFFLALIPILLLLGSTPGSLHPVADSLAVFRFHIAWFALAGAVVLLVQGWRRSGLAVGALSLAAIGAIWWSYFPQTPNDDLPYSLYQKNLSFRLGKADDIIAHIKGSNADFVTLQEVTRRNTEILSGLSSTYAAQSLCKFRSVGGVAVASKYPRTDADILCIEELGLVGMNVQTPDGPVWLLSLHLSWPYPYSQAAHLDAILPTLENLKGPVVLGGDFNMVPWSYTMTRVETAIRAKRVGATNGTFLLEDLITIPIDHVLAPTNCVGEVSTLDLLGSDHHGVLARFTLEAC, via the coding sequence ATGGCACGGCTTCTGTTTTTCCTGGCACTTATTCCGATCCTATTGTTGTTGGGATCGACGCCGGGATCCTTGCATCCCGTCGCAGACAGCCTCGCTGTATTCCGCTTTCACATCGCATGGTTTGCCTTGGCAGGGGCCGTGGTCTTGCTGGTGCAAGGCTGGCGTCGCTCTGGTTTGGCGGTGGGTGCCTTATCTTTGGCGGCCATCGGTGCCATCTGGTGGAGCTATTTCCCACAAACGCCAAACGACGATCTGCCGTATTCGCTTTATCAAAAGAACCTGTCGTTTCGTTTGGGCAAAGCAGATGACATCATCGCTCACATCAAAGGCTCAAATGCGGATTTTGTCACCTTGCAAGAGGTCACGCGCCGCAACACGGAAATCCTATCGGGCCTATCCTCAACCTATGCCGCACAATCCTTGTGTAAGTTTCGCAGTGTGGGCGGTGTCGCCGTTGCATCAAAATATCCCCGAACCGATGCAGATATCCTCTGTATCGAAGAATTGGGGCTGGTGGGCATGAATGTGCAAACCCCTGATGGACCAGTCTGGTTGCTGTCTTTACACCTGTCATGGCCGTATCCTTACAGCCAAGCGGCCCATTTGGACGCTATCTTACCTACACTTGAAAATTTAAAGGGTCCTGTTGTGTTGGGGGGTGATTTCAACATGGTCCCATGGTCTTACACCATGACACGGGTCGAAACGGCTATCCGCGCCAAACGGGTCGGGGCCACAAATGGGACTTTTCTTCTCGAAGACCTGATCACAATTCCAATCGACCACGTCTTGGCCCCAACAAACTGCGTGGGCGAGGTTTCGACCCTTGACCTTCTCGGATCGGATCATCACGGTGTGCTTGCGCGCTTCACTTTGGAAGCCTGCTAA
- a CDS encoding PaaI family thioesterase translates to MTDPENHVATLNAINALAPFNTWAGLEVLSASAGHAEIAINWRTEFGQYAGFLHAGMVGALLDTACGFAAVNQVGPVLTSHFSVSCLRPAVGERFIARATLIKPGKVQCFAKAELFGITKGSEKLVATGEAIMVVTGSPVSG, encoded by the coding sequence ATGACCGATCCCGAAAACCATGTTGCGACATTAAACGCCATAAATGCCCTTGCGCCTTTCAACACGTGGGCCGGGCTAGAGGTGTTGAGCGCCTCTGCGGGTCACGCCGAAATCGCAATCAATTGGCGCACAGAATTTGGCCAATACGCGGGTTTTCTGCACGCGGGTATGGTGGGCGCTCTTTTGGACACCGCCTGCGGATTTGCCGCCGTTAACCAAGTCGGCCCCGTACTCACCTCCCACTTTTCCGTCAGTTGCCTGCGACCTGCCGTCGGCGAACGGTTCATTGCCCGCGCCACGCTCATTAAACCTGGCAAGGTTCAGTGTTTCGCCAAAGCCGAGTTGTTTGGCATCACAAAAGGATCAGAAAAATTGGTCGCCACAGGCGAAGCAATTATGGTTGTTACAGGCAGTCCTGTTTCAGGCTAA
- a CDS encoding acyltransferase family protein — translation MAELTSHPFKKPDVNPDYRADIDGLRAIALLPVMGYHAGFEGFKGGYLGVDIFLVISGYLITRLILKEADESQFSFFGFLERRARRLLPALLLVILCISPFAWVWMLPDALENYGQSVVASLFFGNNILLYLTAGYWDLQTQFKPLLHTWSLAIEEQYYLFFPLLVMGLWKLGRRGLWVVFALLFVLSGAAWLWAMQAAPEAAFYLLPFRGWEFLLGSFCALRSVQLSRWPSELFALLGGILILWSLFVTGGHDPILGRILVCLGSVLLIQVLRPGLVVHWLLARPVLVGLGLISYSAYLWHQPVLALAGIYSAEAPSDLFLLGLLGMAIGLGWASWRYVEGPFRDRDIVSRRSFLVTVLCLGAVFAGFGLAAHQSKGFPARVWDPELVPQAQMGPEFNRQAMAYRAPAFQTDKVRVLVIGNSYARDWVHVLREGFDHEAMEIVYRNDRRVCDLASLANVIFVVTPVGPSQFECVDRQSAVYYVGSKTFGANLNWIARIDPANRALLRNPPDTARVQAEKKTAGIIGPRYLSVQPLLENADGVVITDQQGRPLSHDGFHLTQWGAEFVADGLLKRGDLTDVLPARVNGD, via the coding sequence TTGGCTGAACTGACCTCTCATCCATTCAAGAAGCCAGATGTAAATCCCGATTATCGTGCGGATATCGACGGGTTGCGGGCCATCGCGCTGCTGCCTGTGATGGGATACCATGCGGGGTTTGAAGGGTTCAAAGGGGGCTATCTCGGCGTTGATATTTTTCTGGTGATTTCGGGGTATTTGATCACCCGCTTGATCCTGAAAGAGGCAGACGAATCCCAATTTTCCTTTTTCGGATTTCTGGAACGAAGAGCGCGGCGGCTGTTGCCCGCGTTGTTGTTGGTGATCCTGTGTATATCGCCATTCGCATGGGTCTGGATGTTGCCCGATGCTTTGGAAAATTATGGCCAGTCAGTGGTGGCGAGCCTGTTCTTTGGCAACAACATTCTTTTGTATCTGACCGCCGGATATTGGGATCTGCAGACACAGTTTAAGCCTCTGTTACACACGTGGTCCTTGGCTATTGAAGAACAATACTATCTGTTTTTTCCGTTGCTGGTCATGGGATTGTGGAAATTAGGGCGGCGTGGGCTGTGGGTGGTTTTTGCGCTGTTGTTCGTCCTGAGCGGGGCGGCGTGGCTCTGGGCCATGCAGGCCGCGCCCGAAGCGGCGTTTTATCTTTTGCCGTTTCGCGGTTGGGAATTTCTGTTGGGCTCGTTTTGCGCGCTTCGCAGTGTACAGCTGAGCCGTTGGCCATCTGAACTGTTTGCCCTGTTGGGGGGCATTTTGATCCTGTGGAGCCTGTTTGTCACAGGTGGGCATGATCCGATTTTGGGGCGTATTTTGGTGTGTTTGGGGTCTGTTTTACTGATCCAAGTGCTGCGTCCAGGTTTGGTGGTTCATTGGCTTTTGGCGCGGCCCGTTTTGGTGGGATTGGGGCTAATTTCTTATAGCGCCTATTTGTGGCATCAGCCGGTGTTGGCTTTGGCTGGGATTTACAGCGCCGAAGCACCCAGTGATCTGTTCTTATTGGGATTGCTCGGCATGGCTATTGGGCTTGGCTGGGCCAGTTGGCGTTATGTAGAAGGGCCGTTTCGCGACCGAGACATAGTTTCGCGGCGTTCGTTTCTGGTGACAGTGCTGTGCCTAGGGGCGGTGTTTGCGGGATTTGGATTGGCCGCCCATCAGAGTAAGGGATTTCCTGCGCGGGTTTGGGACCCAGAATTGGTGCCTCAAGCGCAGATGGGGCCTGAATTTAACAGGCAAGCCATGGCTTATCGCGCACCAGCGTTTCAAACCGATAAAGTCCGTGTTCTGGTGATTGGAAACAGTTACGCGCGCGATTGGGTGCATGTTTTACGGGAAGGTTTTGATCATGAGGCCATGGAGATTGTGTACCGCAACGATCGGCGGGTTTGTGATCTGGCCTCTTTAGCCAATGTAATTTTCGTGGTGACGCCCGTTGGACCTAGTCAGTTTGAATGTGTGGATAGACAAAGTGCAGTTTATTACGTGGGATCAAAGACTTTTGGCGCCAACCTAAACTGGATAGCGCGAATTGATCCTGCCAATCGGGCGCTGCTGCGAAACCCACCTGATACGGCGCGTGTGCAGGCCGAGAAAAAAACGGCTGGGATCATTGGGCCGCGGTATTTGAGCGTGCAACCCCTGTTGGAAAATGCGGATGGTGTTGTGATTACTGATCAGCAGGGTCGACCATTGAGTCATGACGGGTTTCACCTGACACAATGGGGTGCAGAATTTGTTGCCGATGGTTTGTTGAAGCGTGGTGATTTGACGGATGTATTGCCAGCGCGGGTCAATGGGGATTGA
- a CDS encoding gamma carbonic anhydrase family protein has product MPHIGPDVTLNDPAFIHDTALLHGKVTLGQGTSVGPYVVTRAEMHEITIGARTNIQDHVMIHVGYDTPTLVGEDCSITHRVVLHGCTLGDRVLIGIGATIMDGAKIGNNSIVAGHSIVTEGSVFPENSIIAGSPAKLIKTRDNSTANLMNARFYYQNALNYAKGIERFTPDDFKALQG; this is encoded by the coding sequence ATGCCTCACATCGGTCCAGACGTCACGCTCAATGATCCTGCATTCATTCATGACACCGCCTTGTTGCACGGCAAGGTAACACTAGGGCAGGGCACATCTGTGGGGCCTTATGTGGTGACACGCGCCGAAATGCACGAAATCACCATTGGCGCGCGCACCAATATCCAAGACCACGTTATGATTCACGTTGGATACGATACGCCAACCCTTGTGGGCGAAGACTGTTCGATCACCCACCGCGTGGTTTTGCACGGCTGCACCCTTGGGGATCGCGTGTTGATCGGCATTGGCGCAACCATCATGGATGGCGCAAAAATTGGCAACAATTCCATCGTTGCAGGCCATTCCATCGTGACCGAAGGGTCTGTATTCCCCGAAAATTCCATAATCGCAGGCAGCCCAGCCAAGCTGATCAAAACCCGCGACAATTCCACCGCAAATCTGATGAATGCACGGTTTTATTACCAAAACGCCCTGAACTACGCGAAGGGGATCGAGCGCTTTACCCCAGACGATTTCAAAGCTCTGCAAGGCTAA
- a CDS encoding trimethylamine methyltransferase family protein: MSDEAQSPRRRARGGGGAARRAERTAVRIEAAKYIERNIPNFEVLNEEALQIIETNAETILEEIGVNFPDNPAAIERWKNAGADIDGERVRIPRGLARELIKTAPSEYIQHARNPDRNVRVGGNSMVLAPVYGPPFVRDMDGGRRYATMDDFNKMVKLIYMSKWVHHSGGTVCEPTDVAVNKRHLDMLYSHMTLSDKPYMGSVTAPERAVDSVKMSEILFGGSIQDKTVMTSLININSPMVFDDIMMGAMEVYAKANQACIVSPFIVGGAMAPVSVAGTLTQVLAEALAGVAYNQLCNPGAPVIMGAFVTSIDMNSGAPTFGTPEASKILYGAGQLARRLNLPFRSGGSLCGSKLPDAQAAYETANTLNAALLGGVNFCLHAAGWLEGGLVTSFEKFVMDADQLGVLHSIAEGVDMSENGQAMDAIREVGPAGHYLGCDHTQRNFKDSFWKSGVLDYKPYETWVDDGSKDTMQLANEKVKRMLSEYTQPAIDPAIDEALKAYIADRKASEPDAFG; this comes from the coding sequence ATGTCTGATGAAGCACAATCTCCTCGTCGTCGCGCCCGTGGTGGCGGTGGTGCTGCGCGCCGCGCTGAACGTACTGCTGTTCGGATCGAAGCCGCGAAATACATCGAGCGGAACATTCCGAACTTTGAGGTCCTGAACGAAGAAGCGTTGCAAATCATCGAAACCAACGCTGAAACCATCCTCGAAGAAATCGGCGTCAATTTCCCCGATAACCCAGCCGCCATTGAACGTTGGAAAAACGCAGGGGCAGATATTGATGGGGAACGGGTGCGCATCCCACGTGGCTTGGCCCGTGAATTGATCAAAACCGCCCCTTCTGAATACATCCAACACGCCCGCAATCCAGATCGCAATGTGCGCGTAGGCGGTAATTCCATGGTTCTGGCCCCCGTTTACGGCCCGCCTTTCGTGCGCGACATGGATGGCGGCCGTCGCTATGCCACGATGGATGATTTCAACAAAATGGTGAAACTGATCTACATGTCTAAATGGGTACACCATTCAGGCGGTACGGTTTGTGAACCAACAGATGTGGCGGTGAACAAACGTCACCTCGATATGCTGTATTCGCATATGACCTTGTCCGACAAACCTTACATGGGGTCTGTAACCGCACCAGAACGGGCCGTTGATTCCGTGAAAATGTCTGAAATCCTGTTCGGCGGCTCCATTCAGGACAAAACAGTGATGACGTCACTGATCAACATCAACTCACCTATGGTGTTTGACGACATCATGATGGGCGCGATGGAGGTTTACGCAAAAGCCAACCAAGCCTGTATCGTGTCTCCGTTCATCGTGGGCGGCGCGATGGCCCCGGTATCTGTAGCGGGCACGCTGACACAGGTTTTGGCCGAAGCACTTGCAGGCGTCGCCTATAACCAGCTGTGCAACCCTGGTGCGCCTGTCATTATGGGGGCCTTTGTGACCTCCATCGACATGAACTCAGGTGCGCCAACCTTTGGCACGCCGGAAGCCTCCAAAATTCTGTACGGGGCAGGGCAACTCGCCCGCCGTTTGAACCTGCCGTTCCGGTCTGGTGGCTCCTTGTGTGGCTCTAAACTTCCAGATGCACAGGCCGCATATGAAACCGCCAACACACTGAATGCCGCATTGCTTGGTGGTGTGAACTTCTGTCTGCACGCGGCAGGTTGGCTCGAAGGTGGTTTGGTCACATCATTTGAAAAATTCGTTATGGATGCAGATCAACTTGGCGTCTTGCACTCCATCGCCGAAGGCGTGGATATGTCCGAAAACGGCCAAGCTATGGATGCCATCCGCGAAGTGGGACCAGCAGGGCATTACCTTGGTTGCGATCACACGCAACGCAACTTCAAAGACAGCTTCTGGAAGTCTGGTGTGCTGGATTACAAACCCTACGAAACATGGGTAGATGATGGGTCCAAAGACACCATGCAGCTGGCCAATGAAAAGGTGAAACGCATGTTGTCTGAATACACACAGCCCGCGATTGATCCCGCAATTGACGAAGCATTAAAGGCCTATATCGCAGACCGCAAAGCCTCCGAACCAGACGCGTTTGGCTAA
- the guaA gene encoding glutamine-hydrolyzing GMP synthase encodes MTDTSNAPAAAVTHERLLIIDFGSQVTQLIARRLRELNVYCEIHPYQLVTDAFLAEFAPKAVILSGGPDSVTRDGSPRAPESLWSAGLPVLGICYGQQVMMEQLGGKVEGGKISGGGGTAEFGRAFVKPEGSLGLLDGWFADGDEQVWMSHGDHVSKLAPGFDVYGTSPNAPYAITADTSRDFYAVQFHPEVHHTPKGAKLYENFIKHAGFSGDWTMGAYREQAIAAIREQVGDAKVICGLSGGVDSSVAAVLIHEAIGDQLTCVFVDHGLLRQGEAEEVVTMFRDNYNMPLIHADEQELFLGALDGQSDPETKRKIIGKLFIDVFQKHATAVGDAKFLAQGTLYPDVIESVSFSGGPSVTIKSHHNVGGLPEKMGLKLVEPLRELFKDEVRALGRELGLPASFIGRHPFPGPGLAIRCPGEITRPKLDILRKADAVYIDQIRKHGLYDEIWQAFVAILPVKTVGVMGDGRTYDYACALRAVTSVDGMTADYYPFSHEFLGETATRIINEVEGINRVTYDITSKPPGTIEWE; translated from the coding sequence ATGACAGATACTTCCAACGCCCCCGCCGCCGCTGTAACACACGAACGCTTGCTGATTATTGATTTCGGCTCTCAGGTGACGCAGTTGATTGCGCGGCGATTGCGCGAATTGAATGTATATTGTGAAATTCATCCCTATCAGTTGGTGACAGACGCGTTTTTGGCAGAATTTGCGCCCAAAGCGGTAATCCTGTCTGGTGGCCCTGACAGTGTGACACGCGACGGCAGCCCACGCGCACCCGAGAGCCTGTGGAGCGCAGGATTGCCCGTTCTGGGCATTTGCTATGGCCAACAGGTGATGATGGAGCAGTTGGGCGGCAAAGTTGAGGGTGGCAAAATCTCTGGTGGCGGTGGTACGGCAGAATTTGGCCGCGCGTTCGTGAAACCTGAAGGATCGCTTGGACTGTTGGACGGTTGGTTTGCTGACGGCGACGAGCAGGTTTGGATGTCTCATGGGGATCACGTGAGCAAGCTGGCCCCCGGTTTTGATGTTTATGGCACGTCGCCAAACGCGCCTTATGCCATAACAGCGGACACCAGCCGCGATTTTTATGCGGTGCAGTTTCATCCCGAAGTGCATCACACCCCAAAGGGTGCAAAACTGTACGAGAATTTCATCAAACACGCTGGATTTAGCGGTGATTGGACCATGGGTGCCTACCGCGAACAGGCCATTGCGGCGATCCGCGAGCAAGTGGGCGATGCAAAGGTGATTTGTGGTTTGTCTGGGGGTGTTGATTCCTCGGTCGCGGCGGTGTTGATCCACGAAGCGATTGGCGATCAGCTGACCTGTGTGTTTGTGGATCACGGTTTGCTGCGCCAAGGGGAAGCGGAAGAAGTGGTCACGATGTTCCGTGACAATTACAACATGCCGCTGATCCATGCAGATGAGCAGGAATTGTTCTTGGGCGCGCTTGATGGGCAATCCGATCCAGAAACCAAACGCAAAATCATCGGGAAGCTGTTTATTGATGTGTTCCAAAAACACGCCACAGCGGTGGGTGATGCAAAGTTTTTGGCGCAAGGCACGCTCTATCCTGATGTGATTGAAAGCGTTTCCTTTTCTGGTGGGCCGTCGGTGACGATCAAAAGCCACCATAATGTGGGTGGATTGCCCGAAAAAATGGGATTGAAACTGGTAGAGCCTCTGCGCGAGTTGTTTAAAGACGAAGTGCGTGCCTTGGGGCGTGAATTGGGTCTGCCTGCCAGCTTTATCGGTCGGCATCCGTTCCCAGGACCAGGCCTAGCGATCCGTTGCCCAGGAGAAATCACCCGCCCGAAACTGGACATCTTGCGCAAGGCGGATGCGGTTTACATCGATCAAATCCGCAAGCACGGATTGTATGATGAAATCTGGCAAGCGTTTGTGGCAATCTTGCCTGTAAAAACTGTCGGGGTGATGGGTGATGGGCGCACCTATGACTATGCTTGCGCGTTACGGGCGGTCACGTCTGTGGATGGGATGACAGCAGATTATTACCCGTTTTCCCACGAGTTTCTTGGAGAAACAGCCACGCGGATTATCAACGAAGTCGAAGGTATCAATCGGGTGACTTATGACATCACGTCAAAACCGCCCGGTACAATTGAATGGGAATAA
- a CDS encoding MATE family efflux transporter — MTATQKSSAPMSWGGHINASILLGLPLVGSHVAQMLTHITDVVMLGWYQVEALAGVVLASQLYFIVFIVGSGFAFAIMPMCATALGAENDRQVRRSVRMGAWLVTLYGVLFAVPLWFLEPILLALGQQPDLAQIAQDYMRIAVLGLFPSLWIMVLKSYLSALERAQIVLIATLVAAAANIVFNYAFIFGNLGFPEMGAKGAAWASVLTITLDFVFLLVYCRVLPALKKYELFQNPFRFDREAFVETFKLGWPISLTLLAETTLFSAATIMVGWSGTIALAAHGIVLQITSVGFMIPLGISNVGTIRGGRALGRKDKLHLKRAAAVVMWGAFAVSLVSLTLYLTVPEFLMRLFVDPSEPNLDAIVEIGVLLLLVSAAFQIVDAMQVAALGLLRGIKDTTVPMILAVFSYWIVGMPSAYILGFPLGYGAQGVWGGLVIGLTVAAITMIWRYLKLQRNLDFSAA, encoded by the coding sequence ATGACCGCCACACAGAAATCTTCCGCGCCCATGTCATGGGGCGGCCATATCAACGCCTCTATTCTATTGGGGTTGCCGTTGGTGGGCAGTCATGTGGCGCAAATGCTGACCCATATCACCGATGTGGTCATGCTGGGCTGGTATCAGGTCGAGGCTTTGGCGGGCGTGGTTCTGGCATCGCAACTGTATTTCATCGTCTTCATTGTTGGATCAGGCTTCGCCTTTGCTATTATGCCCATGTGCGCCACCGCGCTTGGGGCCGAAAATGACAGACAAGTGCGCAGGTCTGTACGGATGGGCGCATGGCTGGTCACGCTTTACGGGGTCCTGTTTGCGGTGCCTTTGTGGTTCCTTGAACCAATCCTTCTGGCGTTGGGGCAGCAGCCCGATTTGGCACAGATTGCCCAAGATTACATGCGCATTGCAGTGTTGGGCCTGTTCCCAAGCCTGTGGATTATGGTGCTGAAAAGCTATCTTTCAGCGTTGGAACGCGCACAAATTGTTCTGATCGCCACTTTGGTGGCCGCCGCAGCAAACATCGTGTTCAACTACGCCTTTATCTTTGGCAATTTGGGTTTTCCTGAAATGGGCGCAAAAGGCGCGGCTTGGGCATCCGTCTTAACCATCACCCTCGATTTTGTATTTTTGCTGGTCTATTGCCGCGTTCTGCCTGCGTTAAAAAAATACGAACTGTTCCAAAACCCATTTCGATTTGATCGCGAAGCCTTTGTTGAAACGTTCAAACTCGGCTGGCCGATTTCGCTTACACTACTGGCTGAAACAACATTGTTTTCAGCGGCAACCATCATGGTGGGGTGGTCGGGAACCATCGCGCTGGCCGCACATGGCATTGTTCTGCAAATCACATCCGTTGGCTTTATGATCCCCTTGGGTATTTCCAATGTTGGCACCATTCGCGGGGGCAGGGCGCTTGGCCGCAAGGACAAACTGCATTTGAAACGCGCCGCTGCGGTTGTGATGTGGGGCGCATTTGCCGTGTCCTTGGTGTCGTTGACCCTGTATCTGACCGTTCCAGAATTTTTGATGCGGCTGTTTGTGGACCCAAGTGAACCCAACCTCGATGCGATTGTAGAAATCGGCGTTCTGTTGTTGTTGGTGTCTGCAGCTTTTCAAATTGTCGATGCCATGCAAGTGGCCGCCCTCGGTCTGTTGCGCGGCATCAAAGACACCACCGTGCCCATGATCCTCGCAGTATTCAGCTATTGGATCGTTGGCATGCCTTCGGCCTATATCCTCGGGTTTCCATTGGGATACGGTGCTCAAGGGGTATGGGGTGGTTTGGTCATCGGCCTGACTGTAGCCGCGATCACAATGATCTGGCGATACCTGAAATTACAGCGGAATTTGGATTTTTCAGCCGCCTGA
- a CDS encoding class I SAM-dependent methyltransferase produces the protein MGKMTDNSRSENVDWAVVKDFGAEWEAFDFAGLSGPELQKNFEQYFGIFPFDALPEDASGFDMGCGTGRWARFVADRVGHLICVDPSAAIDVAKRNLSGAENVSFLNEDVSSCSIETGSQDFGYSLGVLHHIPDTARGIADCGRLLKSGAPFLLYLYYNFENRPLWFRGIWQVSNVVRRVISALPHPVKKPICDVIAALVYWPLARGAALIEKLGGGVNSVPLSDYRDKPFYQMRNDALDRFGTKLEQRFSRAEITAMLEAGGFERVSFSDSTPYWVALSYKV, from the coding sequence ATGGGTAAAATGACAGATAACAGCCGCAGCGAGAATGTGGATTGGGCCGTTGTGAAGGATTTTGGCGCGGAGTGGGAAGCGTTTGATTTCGCTGGGTTATCGGGCCCCGAGCTGCAAAAGAACTTTGAGCAGTATTTCGGGATTTTCCCATTTGACGCCCTGCCCGAAGATGCCAGCGGGTTTGACATGGGGTGCGGCACAGGGCGTTGGGCGCGGTTTGTGGCGGATCGTGTGGGGCATCTGATTTGTGTTGACCCAAGTGCAGCGATTGACGTTGCCAAACGCAACCTATCTGGGGCCGAAAATGTATCTTTTCTGAATGAGGATGTTTCAAGCTGTTCAATCGAAACAGGATCGCAAGACTTCGGCTATTCGCTGGGGGTGTTGCATCATATCCCAGACACGGCACGGGGTATTGCCGACTGTGGGCGATTGCTGAAATCGGGCGCGCCGTTCCTGCTGTATCTGTATTACAATTTTGAAAACCGCCCCCTTTGGTTTCGGGGGATTTGGCAGGTATCAAATGTGGTGCGTCGGGTCATTTCGGCCCTGCCCCATCCCGTCAAAAAACCGATTTGCGATGTAATTGCGGCCTTGGTGTATTGGCCTTTGGCTCGCGGCGCTGCGTTGATTGAAAAGCTCGGCGGTGGGGTTAATTCCGTTCCCCTGTCTGATTACCGCGATAAACCGTTTTATCAGATGCGTAATGATGCGTTGGATCGGTTTGGGACGAAGCTGGAACAGCGGTTTAGCCGCGCAGAGATCACGGCGATGCTTGAGGCTGGTGGATTTGAGCGGGTCAGTTTTTCTGACAGCACACCTTATTGGGTGGCTTTAAGTTATAAAGTCTAA